One window of Papaver somniferum cultivar HN1 chromosome 9, ASM357369v1, whole genome shotgun sequence genomic DNA carries:
- the LOC113314234 gene encoding uncharacterized protein LOC113314234: MSKKGALQKDVPWRANPNGGKPIPKIHHSPLLRIQQNPNSNYALAVMKHPDPIGKGFASEATVEAAGPDCLVPGQITPIRLLGLKVWPIDINMKFMEPVDKELKNLGRFMDSALNLMNASFQDR; the protein is encoded by the exons ATGTCAAAGAAGGGAGCACTACAGAAAGATGTACCATGGAGAGCAAACCCAAATGGTGGAAAACCAATTCCTAAAATCCATCACTCCCCACTTCTTCGTAttcaacaaaaccctaattctaattaTGCTCTTGCTGTCATGAAGCATCCTGATCCTATTGGGAAAGGTTTTGCAAGTGAAGCTACAGTTGAAGCTGCTGGTCCTGATTGTCTTGTTCCTGGTCAGATTACTCCGAtcagattacttggtctcaag GTTTGGCCTATTGATATTAACATGAAGTTTATGGAACCTGTGGATAAAGAACTTAAAAACCTCGGCAGG TTTATGGATTCAGCTCTCAACCTTATGAATGCATCATTTCAAGATCGTTAG
- the LOC113314233 gene encoding serine/threonine protein phosphatase 2A 57 kDa regulatory subunit B' beta isoform-like, giving the protein MLNKFIKRGHRKVPKSDANEAAYAGHRSSGSNVTVNHASRTTVASSVANAQQQGGGVGAGAGGPAPTPAAIAAAIPGSSGVVEFLPYFKDVPSADRQTLFIRKLNICCLQFDFSDTLKMIREKETKRQTLIELVEFIQSGSGKINEACQEELVKMVSVNIFRCLPPASHENTGSENIDPEEEEPYLEPSWTHLQLVYELLLRYIVSSDTDTKIAKRYIDHSFVLKILDLFESEDPREREYLKTILHRIYGKFMVHRPFIRKAINNIFYRFIFETERHSGISELLEILGSIINGFALPMKEEHKLFLVRALIPLHKPKSISMYHQQLTYCITQFVEKDYKLADTVIRGLLKYWPLTNCQKEVLFLGELEEVLEATQYSEFQRCTGPLFRQIGRCLNSSHFQVAERALFLWNNDHIVGLIAQNRRAVLPIIFEALERNIQGHWNQAVHGLSGNVRKMFLEMDSELFEECQRQYQDKEDQAVGLEEQRELTWKRLEEMAGIEVEEVEDDDDVDDCVNDDESDGDVDVDMVN; this is encoded by the exons ATGTTAAACAAATTTATAAAACGTGGGCATCGgaaagttcccaaatcagatgCCAATGAGGCTGCTTATGCGGGTCATCGGAGTTCTGGATCCAATGTTACCGTAAATCATGCTTCTAGAACTACGGTTGCTTCTTCTGTTGCCAATGCTCAGCAAcaaggtggtggtgttggtgctGGAGCAGGAGGCCCAGCACCAACGCCTGCCGCAATTGCTGCTGCCATCCCAGGATCATCAGGAGTTGTtgaatttcttccatattttaaAGATGTTCCTTCAGCAGATCGTCAGACTTTGTTTATTCGTAAGCTAAACATATGTTGCCTTCAATTTGATTTTTCGGATACATTGAAAATGATCCGGGAAAAGGAAACCAAGCGTCAAACACTTATTGAGCTTGTGGAATTTATTCAATCTGGTTCTGGGAAGATTAATGAAGCGTGCCAAGAAGAATTGGTAAAGATGGTTTCGGTAAACATATTTCGCTGCCTACCACCTGCTTCTCATGAGAATACAGGTTCCGAAAATATTGATCCAGAAGAAGAGGAACCTTATCTCGAACCTTCATGGACTCATTTGCAGCTTGTGTATGAGCTGCTTCTTAGGTATATTGTATCATCAGATACTGACACTAAGATTGCTAAGCGCTATATTGATCATTCATTTGTTCTGAAAATCCTTGATCTGTTTGAATCAGAAGATCCCCGTGAAAGGGAGTATTTAAAGACAATTCTCCATCGTATTTATGGGAAGTTCATGGTTCATCGTCCCTTTATAAGGAAAGCAATTAATAATATATTTTATCGGTTTATATTTGAAACCGAAAGACACAGTGGAATTAGTGAGTTGCTGGAGATTTTAGGGAGCATAATAAATGGATTCGCATTGCCCATGAAGGAGGAACATAAGCTGTTCCTTGTCAGGGCTCTTATTCCTCTTCACAAGCCAAAGTCTATCTCTATGTATCATCAGCAGTTGACATATTGCATTACCCAGTTTGTCGAAAAGGATTACAAGCTGGCGGATACTGTTATTAGAGGATTATTGAAGTATTGGCCACTGACGAATTGTCAGAAAGAGGTTCTTTTTCTAGGGGAACTAGAGGAAGTGCTGGAAGCAACACAATATTCAGAGTTTCAACGCTGCACAGGTCCTCTATTCAGACAAATTGGTCGCTGCCTCAATAGTTCGCATTTCCAG GTTGCAGAACGTGcactttttctttggaacaacgaCCATATTGTGGGATTGATTGCACAGAATCGAAGAGCGGTGCTGCCAATTATCTTTGAAGCACTGGAGAGAAACATACAGGGGCACTGGAACCAAGCTGTCCATGGGTTGAGTGGAAATGTCAGGAAGATGTTCCTGGAGATGGACTCGGAGCTGTTTGAAGAGTGTCAGAGGCAGTACCAAGACAAAGAAGATCAAGCAGTAGGATTAGAAGAGCAACGTGAATTAACATGGAAGAGACTGGAAGAGATGGCAGGAATCGAGGTAGAGGAGGTAGAGGATGATGATGACGTTGATGATTGTGTTAATGATGATGAGAGTGATGGTGATGTCGATGTTGATATGGTTAACTGA